Genomic segment of Candidatus Syntrophosphaera sp.:
CCAATCCAGAAGGCGCGGTGGCGGACATCAATTACGCCCCCAGTGGGGACATTCTGGTCTGCGCAGTTTCGGCTGTGATCCCCACCTACTACACCCCCTTCGAAGAGGAACAAAGCAGGATTCAAAGCGCCGCTACACGCTCCAAACGCGGATTCTACATGAACAGCTACGTGCAAAACTTCGTCCGCAACCTCAGCCCGGAACAATACCTGATCTGGGCCGAGCGCGATAGCATCACGGTGATCGAGATATCCAACCACAAAAAGGGTGAACCCATCACCTCCATCGGCAAACAGGATGAACTGGACGAGTTACTCTTCTCCACTCCGGAAGGGAGCTTCGGTCCGCTGGTCAGCGAAAACATGCGCTGGTTCCTGGCCCGGGTGGACAGGCACACTTTGCCTGATATGGCGATCTGGGAACAGGAGAAAAAGAAACTAATCCAAACTGCCCGCGACGAACTCAAGCAAAAACACCTCAACGACTGGTATTACAAGGAATATCAAAAAGTGAGCATCATCGACAACCGTGCGGATTATTACGACCTGAGTTCTACCCGGAAGACCCAGCAGATCCAGTTGGGCGGATGATCTGGGCTGCCAAGAGTGATGAGTTGAGAGTTAAGAGTTAAGAGTTAAGAGTTAAGAGTTAAGGGTTAAGAGTTAAGAGTTGGGCCGGCTCAGTTCAACTAATAACTCTCAACTCTTAACAACAGTCTCCGCGCCTGACCCTGTCCTGACAGTCACAGCTTCGAAAACCGCCATCTGCTCGCGTATCGCCTGCATCTGCTTTGTGAATTTGACCATCTGGCTGGCATTGAGTTTCTCCGCCCCGACCATTCTCAACTGGCTGGGGTTGATGTACTTGTTTCCGCTCAGCAGGCCGAAATGCAAGTGGGAGCCGGTGCTTCGCCCCGTGCTGCCGACCTTACCGATCACCTGCCCGCGCGAGACCTTCTGGCCTCCGCGCACCCGCATCGAACTCAGGTGGGCGTATTGCGTCACCAACCCGCTGCTGTGCCTGATCCGGATCTCGTTGCCCCAACCGCCGCTGTAACGAGCGCTGATGACTGTGCCGTTGGCGACCGCGTAGACCGGTGTGCCGTGGCGGGCGCGGTAATCCACGCCCTGGTGCTGGCGCCAGTGACCGTAAAAGGGATCTATCCTGCGTCCGAACTTGGAGATCACATGAATGGAGGAGAGGGGATAACCGACCCCGGTGATGCTGTTGCTTTTACCCTCGACGGTGTATAGTCCGGAAAGAACGGATTTTTCGGCGGGGTCCTCATAGCGGAAAAGCTCGTGTTTGCCGGTTTGAATGCCGGTGTAGGAGACGTAGAGGATCTTGCTGCCGGAAAGCTTTCGT
This window contains:
- a CDS encoding M23 family metallopeptidase, whose product is SFHFGNFVDVTTIQPGDTLKIELTPDGERISRLVFVQEPTARHVFTAQDDSLAYNLEQLPVETRLRILTGKLKGTMDSSLLAAGLAPAEKQQVNNGLEADINFPRDAKNGDTFSIFLQERIFEGRKLSGSKILYVSYTGIQTGKHELFRYEDPAEKSVLSGLYTVEGKSNSITGVGYPLSSIHVISKFGRRIDPFYGHWRQHQGVDYRARHGTPVYAVANGTVISARYSGGWGNEIRIRHSSGLVTQYAHLSSMRVRGGQKVSRGQVIGKVGSTGRSTGSHLHFGLLSGNKYINPSQLRMVGAEKLNASQMVKFTKQMQAIREQMAVFEAVTVRTGSGAETVVKS